One Panicum virgatum strain AP13 chromosome 3N, P.virgatum_v5, whole genome shotgun sequence DNA segment encodes these proteins:
- the LOC120667024 gene encoding phytoene synthase 2, chloroplastic-like, producing the protein MAVWAAHHASCRPHQPSSSSSSQRPRRVARLLPLPLPTRRGGASLARPRASLAAAAPVARTASEEAVYEVVLRQAALVEGAVASKGAAAAAGRRRRRQQQRPRWAEEKEDEGLRGWGLLGDAYDRCGEVCAEYAKTFYLGTQLMTPERRKAVWAIYVWCRRTDELVDGPNASYITPTALDRWEKRLEDLFEGRPYDMYDAALADTVPKFPVDIQPFKDMIEGMRLDLWKSRYRTFDELYLYCYYVAGTVGLMTVPVMGIAPDSKASTESVYNAALALGIANQLTNILRDVGEDARRGRIYLPLDELAQAGLNEDDIFRGKVTDKWRRFMKGQIQRARLFFDEAEKGVAHLDSASRWPVLASLWLYRQILDAIEANDYNNFTKRAYVGKAKKLLSLPAAYARAAVGS; encoded by the exons ATGGCGGTCTGGGCCGCGCACCACGCCAGCTGCAGGCCCCACCaaccgtcctcctcctcctcgtcccagcgcccgcgccgggtcgcccgcctcctcccgctcccgctcccgacCAGGCGGGGCGGCGCCTCCCTCGCGAGGCCGCGcgcgagcctcgccgccgcggcgcccgtgGCGAGGACGGCGTCGGAGGAGGCCGTCTACGAGGTCGTGCTGCGGCAGGCGGCGCTCGTGGAGGGCGCCGTCGCGAgcaagggcgcggcggcggcggcggggcggcggcggcggcggcagcagcagcgcccgcGCTGggcggaggagaaggaggacgaGGGGCTCCGCGGGTGGGGCCTCCTCGGCGACGCCTACGACCGATGCGGCGAGGTCTGCGCCGAGTACGCCAAGACCTTCTACCTCG GCACACAGCTTATGACTCCTGAAAGGCGCAAAGCTGTCTGGGCAATCTATG TATGGTGCAGAAGAACTGACGAACTAGTGGATGGTCCTAACGCGTCTTACATTACACCAACTGCTCTTGATCGGTGGGAGAAGCGGCTAGAAGATCTTTTCGAAGGTCGTCCGTATGATATGTACGATGCAGCCCTCGCAGACACTGTGCCAAAGTTTCCGGTAGATATCCAG CCATTCAAAGATATGATTGAAGGGATGAGGCTTGACTTGTGGAAGTCCAGATACAGGACCTTTGATGAGCTCTACCTCTACTGCTACTACGTCGCCGGCACAGTTGGCCTCATGACAGTTCCTGTGATGGGCATCGCCCCAGACTCAAAGGCCTCTACTGAGAGTGTGTACAATGCTGCACTGGCTCTTGGCATCGCTAACCAGCTGACGAATATTCTCAGAGATGTAGGCGAAGA TGCAAGGAGAGGGAGAATATACCTTCCACTGGACGAGCTTGCACAGGCAGGTCTGAACGAAGATGACATTTTCAGAGGGAAAGTGACTGATAAGTGGAGGAGGTTCATGAAGGGCCAGATTCAGCGTGCCAGGTTGTTCTTCGATGAGGCTGAGAAGGGTGTGGCCCATCTAGATTCTGCGAGCAGATGGCCG GTCCTCGCGTCTCTCTGGTTGTACAGGCAGATCCTTGATGCCATCGAGGCGAACGACTACAACAACTTCACCAAGCGCGCCTACGTAGGCAAGGCGAAGAAGCTGCTGTCGCTACCGGCCGCTTACGCAAGAGCTGCTGTTGGGTCATGA